In the genome of Taurinivorans muris, one region contains:
- a CDS encoding baseplate assembly protein: MISDDFSFLTAESGRTPQETENNIIKRYEELAGTTLYPADPVRLFLKSLAYTLSVQNAVIDYAAKQNLLAYASGLHLDHLGELMGVKRQEAKPAKTLLKFGLSEALGFDVSIPKGTRAATKDGEVIFQTLENGVLAAGETNTDILAECSLGNEKANGLRQGQISEIVDPLPYVTVVENSEDVTNGDETEDDEHLRERIRLAPETFTVAGSMESYVAQTKNASSEISAVTATSPTPGIVDIRFVLKGGELPNSAMIELVQNYLSAEDVRPLTDFVQVSAPDIVEYEIACTWFLEQKNSAQYALIQSAVNKAVENYVLWQKEKPGRDINPSELTRLIMQAGAKRVEITSPAFEKIEQTQIAKETNVQVTFGGVEVE, from the coding sequence ATGATTTCCGATGATTTTTCATTTTTAACCGCGGAAAGCGGAAGAACCCCGCAGGAAACGGAAAACAATATCATCAAACGCTATGAGGAACTGGCAGGAACAACCCTGTACCCTGCCGACCCCGTGCGTCTGTTTCTGAAATCCCTTGCCTATACGCTCTCCGTGCAAAATGCGGTGATTGATTACGCAGCCAAGCAAAATTTATTGGCATATGCTTCGGGTTTGCATTTGGATCATTTGGGCGAGCTGATGGGCGTGAAACGACAGGAAGCGAAGCCTGCAAAGACGCTGCTTAAATTCGGTCTGTCCGAGGCGCTCGGCTTTGACGTCAGCATTCCCAAAGGCACGCGCGCCGCAACCAAGGACGGCGAGGTTATTTTCCAAACCCTTGAAAACGGCGTTCTTGCGGCAGGGGAAACAAATACGGATATTTTGGCGGAATGCAGTCTTGGCAATGAAAAAGCCAACGGACTGCGCCAAGGGCAAATAAGCGAAATTGTCGACCCCCTGCCCTATGTGACGGTTGTTGAAAATTCCGAAGACGTGACAAACGGTGATGAAACGGAAGACGACGAACACCTTCGGGAGCGGATACGCCTTGCTCCGGAAACGTTCACAGTCGCGGGAAGCATGGAAAGCTACGTTGCGCAAACCAAAAACGCAAGCAGCGAAATTTCAGCCGTCACCGCCACAAGCCCCACGCCCGGAATTGTGGACATCCGTTTTGTGCTGAAAGGCGGAGAACTTCCGAACAGCGCCATGATTGAGCTTGTGCAGAATTATCTGTCAGCGGAAGATGTGCGGCCTCTGACGGATTTTGTGCAGGTTTCAGCCCCCGATATTGTGGAGTATGAAATTGCCTGCACGTGGTTTTTGGAACAAAAAAACAGTGCGCAGTACGCCCTTATTCAATCGGCTGTGAACAAAGCCGTTGAAAACTATGTCTTGTGGCAGAAAGAAAAGCCAGGACGGGACATCAATCCAAGCGAACTGACGCGGCTTATCATGCAGGCAGGGGCGAAGCGCGTGGAAATAACAAGCCCTGCTTTTGAAAAAATTGAGCAAACTCAAATAGCCAAAGAAACCAATGTGCAGGTGACTTTCGGAGGGGTCGAGGTTGAGTAA
- a CDS encoding GPW/gp25 family protein, translated as MEYLHNKKAIQIGAKGLQGLYQEINTLLSTRKGTVPLDRDFGVSWDFIDSPINEARPLIVAELVTQLEKYIPRIKVTGIDFENQFNLNGKLFPKITFEIREEYKNEFIS; from the coding sequence ATGGAATATCTGCATAATAAAAAAGCCATACAAATCGGGGCGAAAGGTTTGCAAGGGCTGTATCAGGAAATCAATACGCTTTTATCAACGCGCAAAGGCACGGTTCCCCTTGATCGTGATTTCGGCGTTTCGTGGGATTTTATCGACAGCCCCATAAACGAGGCGAGACCGCTTATTGTGGCGGAACTGGTTACACAGCTTGAAAAATATATCCCGCGTATAAAGGTGACGGGCATTGATTTTGAAAATCAATTCAATCTGAACGGCAAGCTGTTTCCGAAAATAACCTTTGAAATTCGTGAGGAATATAAAAATGAATTTATTTCATGA
- a CDS encoding phage tail protein codes for MLVGSLGTFLFRTSSFDVTTFKNLARKRNYNFLEHEVVKGKPYLQFAGEALEEITFDMVLDRGLNPLPKDCSKQRDELAAMAKTGNAFALVIGTKYLGNFVIRDISEKDREILGNLITRMDLSVSLKEYH; via the coding sequence ATGTTGGTTGGAAGTCTTGGCACTTTTCTTTTTCGCACCAGTTCTTTTGATGTTACGACATTTAAAAATCTTGCACGCAAGAGAAACTATAATTTTTTAGAGCATGAAGTGGTAAAAGGCAAACCGTATCTGCAATTTGCCGGTGAGGCTTTGGAAGAAATCACCTTTGACATGGTCCTTGACCGTGGGCTGAACCCGCTGCCGAAAGACTGCTCCAAACAAAGGGACGAGCTTGCCGCAATGGCGAAAACAGGTAATGCCTTCGCCCTTGTCATCGGCACGAAGTACCTGGGTAATTTTGTCATAAGAGATATTTCCGAAAAAGACAGGGAAATACTTGGCAATCTTATAACAAGAATGGATTTGTCTGTGTCTTTGAAAGAATACCATTAA
- a CDS encoding DUF6402 family protein, with the protein MPAITRKGDKSTGHDNCAPVEAIEGANNFLVNGKPVVLVGDKYASHGCLVHSPHQGQLAGGSPSFFVNGRAVGRVGDPISCGGTVAEGDSFFIIGNGNEKALNKAGYELKKTVTRHTRRKEDDIFFCLPLIADAMGNKANEKDRIGWHYLRDMFYKWLAGEANDVPQNNPNPFWVDIDWVLSYEKAEEQWNDAIETLILNENAIKQIKKYLHELGYIAEKRTEFDFINIPFSEWDKHHYQHISINFYDWNLIVEAFTQFTGLFVALGSFTFKFLAKGKIEYFENNFSVKVEQIAGFVHDTFNFESSENPFKDILGYWNCADKQMNIYEVIDGELMTNGRFRELREYNKIGNDFTVLSNQKIIDVFAII; encoded by the coding sequence ATGCCGGCAATCACAAGAAAAGGCGATAAAAGTACGGGGCATGATAATTGCGCCCCGGTTGAAGCGATCGAAGGTGCAAATAATTTTTTAGTCAACGGCAAGCCCGTTGTTTTGGTTGGCGATAAATACGCTTCGCACGGTTGTTTGGTGCATAGTCCGCATCAAGGACAACTCGCAGGCGGCAGTCCTTCGTTTTTTGTCAATGGGCGAGCAGTGGGGCGGGTAGGCGATCCCATAAGCTGCGGAGGAACCGTGGCGGAGGGAGATAGTTTTTTCATTATTGGCAACGGGAATGAGAAAGCTTTGAATAAAGCAGGGTATGAATTAAAAAAAACAGTTACACGGCATACAAGAAGAAAAGAAGATGATATTTTCTTCTGCCTGCCGCTGATTGCCGACGCAATGGGAAATAAAGCCAATGAAAAAGACAGAATAGGCTGGCACTATCTGCGGGATATGTTTTATAAATGGCTTGCAGGTGAAGCAAATGATGTTCCGCAAAACAATCCCAATCCCTTTTGGGTGGATATTGATTGGGTGTTGTCGTATGAAAAAGCTGAAGAACAATGGAATGATGCAATAGAAACACTAATTTTAAATGAAAATGCAATTAAGCAGATAAAAAAATATTTGCACGAATTGGGCTATATTGCAGAAAAAAGAACGGAATTTGATTTTATTAATATTCCTTTTTCAGAATGGGATAAACATCATTATCAGCATATTTCTATTAATTTTTATGATTGGAATTTAATTGTGGAAGCCTTTACCCAGTTTACAGGATTATTTGTTGCACTTGGAAGTTTTACGTTTAAATTTTTAGCTAAAGGAAAAATTGAATATTTTGAGAATAATTTTTCTGTTAAGGTAGAACAGATAGCTGGTTTTGTACATGATACATTTAATTTTGAGAGTTCTGAAAATCCATTTAAAGATATTTTAGGATATTGGAATTGTGCAGATAAGCAAATGAATATTTATGAAGTTATTGATGGTGAATTAATGACGAATGGCAGATTTAGAGAGTTGAGAGAATATAATAAAATTGGGAATGATTTTACAGTATTATCTAATCAAAAAATAATTGACGTATTTGCAATTATTTAG
- a CDS encoding DUF6402 family protein encodes MFYKWLAGKANDVPQNNPNPFWVDIDWVLRYFPKEFLTITFPLKAKTDKAIRSLNIILAREGYFEEKNKKFDFINSPWQEWEKLYYQRFDVEERHLVEIGIIAALATFTFRFLPKGKIEYLGENQYKVTLEQVAIFVHDLFNFEGDAVFGFDTLGYWSCEEKDVSPIPGFTNKSYIKICNAKFRDFREYNKIGNDFLVLSKPKLIDNFVEYMYNYNYEQHNISYP; translated from the coding sequence ATGTTTTATAAATGGCTTGCAGGCAAAGCCAATGATGTTCCGCAAAATAATCCCAATCCCTTTTGGGTGGATATTGATTGGGTGTTAAGATATTTTCCAAAAGAATTTTTAACTATTACCTTTCCTCTCAAAGCAAAAACAGACAAGGCTATTAGATCATTAAATATTATTCTTGCCCGTGAGGGGTATTTTGAAGAAAAGAATAAAAAATTTGATTTTATCAATAGCCCGTGGCAGGAATGGGAAAAGCTTTATTATCAGCGTTTTGATGTGGAAGAGCGTCACTTGGTTGAAATAGGAATAATTGCAGCCTTAGCAACATTTACGTTTCGCTTTTTGCCAAAAGGAAAAATTGAATATTTAGGTGAAAATCAATATAAAGTTACTCTTGAACAAGTGGCTATTTTTGTTCATGACTTATTTAACTTTGAAGGAGATGCAGTTTTTGGGTTTGATACATTAGGTTATTGGAGCTGTGAGGAAAAAGATGTGAGTCCTATTCCCGGCTTTACAAATAAAAGTTATATAAAAATATGTAATGCAAAGTTTAGGGATTTTAGAGAATACAATAAAATTGGCAATGACTTTTTAGTGTTGTCAAAGCCTAAATTAATTGACAATTTTGTTGAATATATGTATAATTATAACTATGAACAACATAATATTTCATATCCGTAA